CCCTTTTGCACAAGATAATAGCTCAAAGGAAACAGGGTTTATCTCTCCATTGTCTTGCTCTATAAATACCCAAATATTATCCCCCTTTAATCCAACAACCCCTTCTTTTTCTATTTTTATTGCCTTTGGCTTGCAGGCAGATACACAGGCAGAGCAGAGATTACACCCGTCCTTTATAAAGGCTTTTTTCTCCCTTATTTCAATTAACCCAAACGGGCAAGCCTTTATACACTTTCCACACCCGGTGCATAGCTCCTTTATAATCTCAATCATTTTTGTTATAGATGTCCATTGCCTTTTTTATTCCGTTTTTTGCAATTATAATCCCTGCCTCAGCCGCCATATTACAAGCATCCTCAATTGCCTTTTCCTCCTCTTTATCTGGAGGAGAGAGGACATAATCCCTTCCATTCCCTACTGGTTTTCCAATCCCTATCCTTATTCTTAAAAAATCATCCCTTCCAAAGCTATGAATTATGGACAAAATGCCCCTATGGCCAGCAGCTCCACCCTCCTTCTTTATCTTTATCCTTCCTGGTATAATATCCATATCATCATGAATGACAACCATTGTATCTGGATTTAATTTTTTATATATAGAAAAAATAGGGCCTCCACTCTCATTCATAAAACAAAGGGGTTTTGCTAGGGCTACATCTATATCGTTTATTTTTCCAAATCCTATAAGACAATTATTTTCCTTTTTTAGCCCTATCTTTGTTTTTATGCTTAAAATGTCAATTGCCTTAAATCCCAAATTATGTCTTGTATTTTTATAGGAAGGCTCTGGATTTCCCAATCCAACAAAAAGGATCATTGAATTATTCTTCTGATACTTCCTCTTCCTCTTTCTTTCCTTTCTTAATAACCTCTGGCTCTGCTAATTCTTCTTTTACCTCTGCTTCTGCTTCTACCTTTGGAGGAATAACAGAAAATATAATTTTTTCCTTATCCTCAAGAATTTCTATTTCTTCATATTCTTTTAAATCCTTTATGTGGAGCATATCGCCTATCTTTAAGCCCTCTACATTTACATCAATTGCCTCTGGTATGCTTTGTGCAGGGCATTTTATATTAAGTTCATAGACAAGCTGTTCAAGAACCCCTCCCTCCTTTACACCTTGCGGAGTTCCAATAGCCCTTATTTCAACCTTAATCTCTATCTTCTCCTTTAAGCCAACCCTCATAAAATCTATGTGGATAATTTCATTCTTTAAAGGGTTTATTTGTTTTTCCTTTACAATTGCATATTCCTTTTTTCCTTTTATTGTAAGAGAAAATAAAGGGCTTTTTCCCTTATGCAGGAACCCAAGAAATTCCCTTTTTGAAAGATACATTGGAAGGCTTGGTTTATCTTGCCCATATATAATCCCTGGAATAAATCCATCCCTCCTTAATTTGTTAATCTCTCCCTGCGTCCCTATTTTCCTTTCTTCTACAGCTAAATTTAATTCTTCCATTTTAATTAAATAAAGAGCTTATAGAGGTTTCCTCATTTGTCCTTTTAATCGCCTCTCCAAAAAGCCTTGCAACAGATAAAACCTTTATCTTTTTGCATCTTAATTCCTTAATAGGAATTGTATTACAAACAATAACCTCTTCTATCTCTCCTCCTTCTAATCTTTCCTGTGCATTTCCTGAAAGAACAGGATGGGTAACGGCACAAGAAACAGAC
The sequence above is drawn from the bacterium genome and encodes:
- a CDS encoding 50S ribosomal protein L25: MEELNLAVEERKIGTQGEINKLRRDGFIPGIIYGQDKPSLPMYLSKREFLGFLHKGKSPLFSLTIKGKKEYAIVKEKQINPLKNEIIHIDFMRVGLKEKIEIKVEIRAIGTPQGVKEGGVLEQLVYELNIKCPAQSIPEAIDVNVEGLKIGDMLHIKDLKEYEEIEILEDKEKIIFSVIPPKVEAEAEVKEELAEPEVIKKGKKEEEEVSEE
- the pth gene encoding aminoacyl-tRNA hydrolase, with protein sequence MILFVGLGNPEPSYKNTRHNLGFKAIDILSIKTKIGLKKENNCLIGFGKINDIDVALAKPLCFMNESGGPIFSIYKKLNPDTMVVIHDDMDIIPGRIKIKKEGGAAGHRGILSIIHSFGRDDFLRIRIGIGKPVGNGRDYVLSPPDKEEEKAIEDACNMAAEAGIIIAKNGIKKAMDIYNKND